A window of Candidatus Bathyarchaeota archaeon contains these coding sequences:
- a CDS encoding type II toxin-antitoxin system VapC family toxin translates to MKCLFDASAIFRAIKENKIEVLTGNFTLELARYELGNIIWKDCALQAKISEQEAKALTKIIKHTLAIMNVLDIAGSEEEILCTAIQNKITFYDAAYAYLAKEKDLHLITEDTRLMKKTTPTIKASTLDYAQQNCK, encoded by the coding sequence CTCTTTGATGCCTCAGCGATTTTTAGAGCCATAAAAGAAAACAAGATTGAGGTCTTGACGGGAAACTTTACGTTGGAACTGGCAAGGTACGAATTGGGAAACATCATTTGGAAAGACTGTGCCCTGCAAGCAAAAATTTCAGAGCAAGAAGCAAAAGCATTGACAAAAATAATCAAGCACACTCTAGCCATAATGAACGTGCTGGACATAGCTGGCAGTGAAGAAGAAATCTTGTGCACAGCAATCCAAAATAAAATCACATTCTACGATGCAGCATACGCCTATCTTGCCAAAGAAAAAGACTTGCACCTCATAACCGAGGATACACGCCTAATGAAAAAGACAACGCCGACAATAAAGGCTTCAACGCTAGATTACGCTCAACAAAACTGCAAGTAA